Proteins encoded together in one Bombus vancouverensis nearcticus chromosome 14, iyBomVanc1_principal, whole genome shotgun sequence window:
- the LOC117158421 gene encoding protein FAN has translation MEKERFTMLLLDSGEIFFEDYSVQMKLVDNSTSEEQTWRDGRLKFCSKSLVFVNKDINQPLIKIQLKETIAIDQCQSNNDLAKCSNILLVQCKQYVKMLEKNILAPYKFIHQNTTFHFYFNYAKIDDCLPQILQLFRAATLPTAEQNAMIMAIVHSRQSRVSFDTSWLGDLYEQVVLETQANKVLPLVINPGRILLTTSRIYFQPYNNLDQHPVLKIQLNDIININKRRFLLSQIGLEIKWLRQPENKVEHLFISLKTQNDRDELYTNLLNQPTVSLERVPQDQMTMRWQNGSLSNYDYLLYINSLADRTFHDLTQYPVMPWVLQDYTSATLDLNDPSIYRDLSKPIGALEPNRLERLKERYLEMSEPKFLYGSHYSAPGFVLFYLVRKYPQYMLCLQNGRFDHPDRMFNSVADVWKNVLVNMSDFKELIPEFYDTNNGGDFLINSYGIDFGYRHDGTKIGDVQLPPWANEPAHFVQVLRNALESDYVSQNLHHWIDLIFGYKQRGIEAEKANNVFFYLCYEGAVNLDTIKDINDRHGLEIQIMEFGQIPKQIFTLPHPKRSILTLHKLHIKTTSASVASETENKENPIEKTFELHELIMFQSHKESVSSIIIQNKEEINEVISVGQDGMLKLYSIKNKKLTRNVSLSSLSLSSCVSYYTSSHRNILVAGSWDNSLIFYDIEFGRVIDILQGHEDAVSCLALSDSRKIIISGSWDCTAKVWKSYSSGTKIKPAECLIAQLDHDSKVTCINISGDETLLVSGTEDGEIFLWNMDTYHLQFTAKAHNCKINAMVFDQEGKSIISCAEDKILNIIDIHTSTQIYRTTIEYEPLTLTWFKSFLLIGDSNGNINVWNRQGAVFITQIHCHNGPINTLSVSTENNIVLTGGKDRKIIVWDCKNV, from the exons ATGGAAAAAGAAAG GTTTACAATGCTCCTTTTGGATTCAggagaaatattttttgaagATTATAGTGTTCAAATGAAACTTGTTGATAATTCTACTTCAGAAGAACAAACATGGAGAGATGGAAGATTAAAATTCTGTTCAAAATCCTTagtatttgtaaataaagatattaatcagcctttaattaaaattcaactCAAAGAAACTATAGCTATTGATCAATGTCAATCCAACAATGATCTAGCAAA atGTAGCAATATATTATTGGTTCAATGCAAACAATATGTGAAAATGTTGGAGAAAAATATACTTGCACCATATAAATTCATACACCAAAATActacttttcatttttactttaATTATGCAAAAATAGATGATTGTCTTCCACAAATCCTACAGTTATTTAGAGCAGCTACTTTGCCAACAGCTGAACAAAATGCAATG ATTATGGCGATTGTACACTCTCGACAATCTAGAGTATCATTTGATACATCATGGTTAGGAGACTTATATGAGCAGGTAGTGTTAGAAACTCAAGCAAATAAAGTGTTGCCTCTTGTTATAAATCCAGGAAGAATACTTTTAACAACTTCAAGAATTTATTTTCAACCTTATAATAATTTAGACCAA CATCCAGTTTTAAAAATACAACTGaatgatattattaatattaataaacgaCGATTCCTTCTAAGCCAAATT GGGCTTGAAATAAAGTGGTTACGACAGCCTGAAAATAAAGTTGAACATctatttatatcattaaaaACTCAAAATGACAGGGATGAATTATACACAAATTTATTAAATCAACCTACAGTTTCTTTAGAAAGAGTACCTCAGGATCAAATGACTATGAGGTGGCAAAATGGTTCTTTGTCAAATTATGATTATCTCTTGTACATTAATAG ttTGGCAGATAGAACTTTTCATGATTTAACTCAGTATCCAGTTATGCCTTGGGTATTACAAGATTACACATCTGCTACATTGGATTTAAATGATCCTAGTATTTATAGAGATCTTTCAAAGCCTATTGGAGCTCTTGAGCCAAATCGGTTAGAAAGATTAAAG GAACGATATTTGGAAATGTCAGAACCAAAATTTTTGTATGGTTCTCATTACAGTGCCCCaggatttgtattattttatttagtacGAAAATATCCTCAGTACATGCTTTGTTTACAAAATGGAAGATTTGATCATCCAGATAGAATGTTCAATAG TGTAGCTGACGTTTGGAAAAATGTTTTGGTGAACATGTCTGACTTTAAAGAACTGATCCCAGAATTTTATGACACAAACAACGGTggtgattttttaataaatagttaCGGCATTGATTTTGGATATCGACATGATGGAACAAAAATAGGAGATGTACAGTTACCACCATGGGCAAATG AACCAGCTCATTTTGTACAAGTATTAAGAAATGCGTTAGAGAGTGATTATGTTTCTCAAAATCTTCATCACTGGATTGATTTAATTTTTGGATATAAACAAAGAGGAATTGAAGCAGAGAAAGCTAATAATG tatttttctatttatgctATGAAGGAGCAGTTAACTTAGACactattaaagatattaatgaTAGGCATGGTTTGGAGATACAAATTATGGAGTTTGGTCAAATaccaaaacaaatttttactttaCCACACCCCAAACGTTCTATACTTACTCTGCATAAATTGCATATTAAAACTACTTCAGCATCAGTTGCAAGTGAAACAG aaaataaagaaaatcctATAGAAAAGACTTTTGAGTTACATGAATTAATAATGTTTCAATCTCATAAAGAAAGTGTAAGTAGCATTATCATACAGAATAAGGAAGAAATTAATGAAGTAATATCAGTTGGACAAGATGGAATGCTtaaattatatagtataaaaaataaaaaattaacacgTAATGTATCTTTATCATCATTATCACTTTCCTCTTGTGTATCATATTATACATCTTCTCATCGCAATATATTAGTTGCCGGATCCTGGGACAATTCACT GATATTTTACGATATTGAATTTGGTAGAGTAATAGATATACTACAAGGACATGAAGATGCTGTTTCTTGTTTAGCATTAAGTGATAGTCGTAAGATTATTATCTCTGGTTCATGGGATTGTACAGCAAAAGTATGGAAAAGTTATTCTTCTGGGACAAAAATTAAACCAGCTGAGTGCCTTATTGCACAACTAGATCATGATTCTAAAGTAACTTGCATCAATATATCAGG AGATGAAACATTATTGGTATCTGGCACAGAAGATGGAGAAATTTTTTTATGGAATATGGATACATATCATCTGCAATTTACTGCAAAAG CacataattgtaaaataaatgcAATGGTGTTTGATCAAGAAGGAAAAAGCATAATTTCATGTGCAGAGGATAAAATACTAAATATAATTGATATTCATACAAGTACTCAGATTTATCGTACAACTATAGAATACGAACCTCTAACACTAACATGGTTCAAAAGTTTTTTATTAATAGGAGATAGTAATGGTAATATTAATGTTTGGAACCGCCAAGGAGCAGTTTTTATTACACAAATACATTGCCATAATG GTCCAATTAATACATTATCGGTATCAACAGAAAATAATATAGTCTTAACTGGTGGAAAAGACAGGAAAATAATCGTATGGGattgtaaaaatgtataa